Below is a window of Camelina sativa cultivar DH55 chromosome 11, Cs, whole genome shotgun sequence DNA.
AAAAGAGGTGTAAAAAGCAAGAACTTTGGCTGTGGTGAATTAAATATCTAACTATTATCTACTTCCAAATTAGTCACAATTTTTTGTTGACTTACCCACTAAACAAAATGAATTCAACCAATAAGTAAGTatacaaaatgtaaaatattattggtcaacaaaaattaaataatgtaaaatattattggtcaacaaaaattaaacacattaaaaaaaaagttgaaaatatcaCTTaaatgaaacattttttttgttaaaacatcaCTTAAAATGAGACAACTTTAGCAAAAAATGatgtttaaatgatgttttagcaaaagttataaaataagaGCGatccaaatacaaaacaaacagtACAAATCCGCATTTCATCTAAGTTACTTGAATGGGGCTAAAGTTCGAGAGATGAGCAAACAGGTATTTACTAAcccatatataaaataactgcATAATTTTTGAGGAAGATCTCTTCTacttatgtatttttctttcattcctACAACTACAGATAATTCTGATGATAGAACTTGGTATGATTTCTATCAAGATGCCGCTTCAAGAGAACACAAATATTTTTGATGCTTTATTCATACGAACTATTCCTCTGAATAGGGTACAAACTCTTAATTAGTAACAACCCAAAAATATCACCCTTGTGTAATTCACAATAAGCTCAATGACAAATTTATACTGCATAAAAGTCACGAGAAAGTAACCAGCGTACTTGGGAGAAACGTATGGCCGTTGTAGCATGACGTGAGGGCCAAGGACAAAGATCGCCCAAAGGAAGAATAAAACAGATATAGTGCAAATGATGGCTAAAAGCCATTTCACATGCCCAACTACAGTGATCACGCCAAAAAGGAATGCCAAAGGCATGCAGAGCAGAGCAAAAAACAGTAAAGGCAAGGCCACATGTAAAGATTTTCGGATGAGTAGAGGATCACCCAATTGTGCCCAAATAAGAGTACCTATCGTTGCAACAGAACTTTGCATTGCCAAGATGTCAAGTAACAGAAAAATGAAGAGAGTTGGGTTAGTGGCCAAAGTTGCCCTGCCCAAGTGTGGACCAGAGCTGTTAAATCCACCTGGTATTGTAAAACCTGCAGTAAACGTCATTGTGGCTACAAGAGCCGCTACTAGTAGAAGAGTGTTGACATAATCTCTGCTATTCTTAGGGTCTAGTGGCTCTACTGGTCTTGTTAATGAGTGTACAGATTCGAAACCCCTTGAGTGGATAGTGTATAATAAAAGCGCCAATGTCCACCTCTGTAATCGAAAAAATTCAAGCTATAAATCATTTATGTGGGATCAAATGTGTTGTATGAAAGGGAACCAGACATACCTCCTTAAAGATGTAATTGGGTTTCAGCTCTGACTCGGCAGTATCTAAAGCTCTTAAGCCGTTTTTGTTTCGTAATTTCACTATCCTGCTAGTCCTAGCAAAAGAAGTAATAGATTCAAAGTTCCAATTTATGACGGCAATGTGCAAAGGTGTATTCCCGTCCACATCTTGTCTACCACTCAGATTTTCCATATCTTTGTTCATCGTCAACAAACCTGAATTCCAAATAAATAAGTCTCCATGTTTGGCTGCAACGTGGAAAAAGTTATGACCAAGTTTGTTAAGTAGGTGTTTTGAATCTGGACAACGTTTCATAAACACTTCAACAATGTTTTCATGACCTTCCTCTGTAGCCGTATGAATTGGAAATGAACCATCTTGGTTGCAGACATATACACTCTTTGGTGATCAATCTAAGAGGTTGCATACTCCTTTATAATACCCTATATATGCTCCATATGAAAGACAAGTCCTTCCTACTCTATCTCGCTCATTCATAAGAGTTGGACACTCATTAAAGATAACATCAAGGACACCTGCTCAAACAATTGGGAACAACGATTAGTATATCAGACATTATAGGGAGGAAGTTCCCGTCTCAAACTGGTTTAACATATATTTGAACAAACTAAATGTAAATGTTACTAGTTAAAAAGCGAAAAAAATTGCCTATGCTCTTGGCCTTCAAAGCAACatgatatgatcctcccaaggaatcggcaccttcgagttggtagatagatacaccttgattctaaagacaaggaagcctcaagaataaggatggtggaatgaatggtcgcacaagagttgcggaaagactcttgatataccggtttgatctttcagcctcgcaccaaaaagatcggatctctcagcctcgcaccaaggagatcggggttttgactattggaatcacaccaagtagtcggttttgattgttggaatcacaccaagcaatcagttttgtttacaaagaacagaagagaatcactctcaaaaagaaaaggttttataaaaaagttggatttattatttctttgctcttacatgagtttatataggataagaaaacttggtaacaaagccaactattattcttgaaactaaaaagaacaataaagatagatagttgaatgaagattcaactcttgaagtttgccttcccaaggtgagttgaactccaattttcgtcacttctctttgaccacaaaatagagtgattattttgggctttcttggacttgaattaggctcaaactgggctggacttgatatacatcatccccaatagactttttcatgctctctttggccataagctcttgaataagcccattaagtgtttccttgatcttctttgattttaactctttggtccaacttgctgatgagaaacaacatgagTTGTACCATTTCTTTACattgggcttagtagaaacaactcctggttgccaaacataattctggaaggtcctaaaccaattggacctaaaactcttcaagtgtATAACTAGATTGACCTCCTTTGGAAAATGGGGCATAACCTTGTGGTTTGTTGgccaaatcttgtgttcttggGTTTGTTGGAAACACAAGAGATCCATTGACATCCTCCAATGGATTTCGTGTCGAAATTGTGGCtgagttggtctgtgtaacATAATCTTTGACTCAAATGCGAAACTAGGACTGGGacagatccactgacttgaaatatccatatctttcaagtatgaacTGCTTTTAATGTGATTCCAATTCTCAGTGATTCCATGATGAATCAAGATTACAGAACAGATTGGTTCATAGCTTGAATACCTCTGGAtttggtcggaatcctcctttAAATGCTCGTAGGGACAAAAGTCGCCTAGCtatgagttcacctgatttgtaaaatgaatatcTCCTTCATCCGAACTCTGATTAGACTGATTCCACCTCGAGATATGCTCCAGATGACGTAAGAATGTATTCCAAATAGTAGTTTGGCTGGAAGAGTTGATCTTCAACTTCGTTTGTGTGGAACAAGGTTCAAggatcttcttggatggtctcatgatcatatcacaACATGTCCAAGAAATTTATTCCCTTGTAACTTCAAAACTAAGTTAGACTTCTTCCCTTTAAGGTTCTTGTTGCCctgtgtttttaaaatttctttgaCAAGGGATACCTCTCCAGCTTCTACTGCAATATACAAGGAAGATATTCCCTTGTTATTCCCAAGGAAAGGAGCATCCTGGTTCGCGTTCACTAGACATGTAGCCATCTCCATATAGCTTCCTTCCAAGGCCAAGTGCAGAGCAGTATTTCCATCTTCATCCTTGAGAACATATGGATTCAGCCTCTCACTCTCCTCAGTACACAGTCTAGCTGAAGCAAAtgttaaaaacttaataaaagccTCAACAACAGTGGTATGACCTCCATCAGCCGCCACATGAAGCGGTGTTTGACCGCTCGAGTTTGGCTCCAATAGAAGGCACGGACATTCAGATACGATCTCCTTAACCAGTTCTAGATGCCCCCATGAAACAGCAAGATGAAGAATTGAATCTCCTGTATTGCTCTTGAGACATGCCATTGGGGTTCCATAGCTTCTCAACTTCTCTAGACATTCTTTGCTCCCATTACTTATTCCACTAAAAATCTCCGGAGTCATCAAGACATCTTCACCGGGATAGCGAAAAGATCCGACAATCTAAAGTTAGTAAGAAACTCTGCCACAGATTCGGTGTCTCCCTTAGATGGAGTGGTGGGATCACCTCCGCTTTGAGAACCTTTATGTCGATCATGAGACACATCCGTTGACATTTGTGCCTCAATTCTACCTAGATCTGCTTCAGAACTGTCCATCTCAAACCTAAAATCATCACACAAAATGTTTGAAACACACAGATTTAAGTTCCTAATTTCCCCgactacaaacaaaaaagtcaacCATTACATAAGGAGGGGCAGAGAAAGACTTATTAccaagtggaagaagaagatgataatgcAAGAGGATTTTCGCAAAGGTTGACAAACTTGAGAGAGTAATTAAGTTCGTCCATTTATATGAAAAGTCCGACATGTCGAGTCGTGATGATCAGAAGGAGTGGTCTCGGATAAATTAAGGGAAAGTCTTTCTTTAGTCAGAAATAACTAGAAGGCATAgattaaaaaagttataattaaaGGTTAGTCGTCTCCTAATAAAGtagtataaatttttattttgtgggaGAAAGTAGTGACAAACCTACTGTAGCCTTAACTACCCACGCCAGCAACATAATTTGACGGAGCAAGTTGAGGCAAGCTGTGAAGATGTGATATAGCGGAAACTTATAGACAGTGATCCATTGATTCTAGAAATACTGGATAGCTATGTCCATCGaaagttttttagttttatagtcTAATAAAGTCTAAATTTGTATTTTCTGGGAGAAAGTGACAACTCGGTGTTGTAGCCCAACTACCCAACCAGCAACATAATTAAGGAGAGGCGGGGTTTTAAGCGGAGATACTTCTAACATAACACCGAGAGAATTCTATGTCCATCGAAAGTTTATTAGTTTTAGTCTAAGAATCCCCAAATATACGTACGTaccattatatttatatactacaTACCCTTAACAACTGAATAAACCCCTAAAGATAAGAAGtctgtttataatttataaacaacGGTCTAACTAAACAACAGTTTTAGAATAAAGGACACTCAAACAGCCTTAGAGGAGGCTAACTCTCTCTCCGGACCCTCCTGATTCGGAGTGCTTAAGCCGAATCAGTTAAGTATTACAGAGAACCCTATTCAACAAACTCTGCCTCTCTTCTTCTATGTTGTAATTAACCTTTTGAAGACGGATGGGTCTATGACTGCTCCAAAAACATCGGAGTCATTGCTTTGCTTCTCTCTTTACTTGTGTTTGTAATGTCTCTAAGCTGATTCGATTATTTCTTTACTAAAGCAGGCACTTTTGCCGTAGACAATTTGGTCAAAcgtccccaaaaaaaaagaaaagaaaaaaaaagttaaaagaaaaaaagaacattggAAACCCCAATTCGCATTCCGCACATCACAACTCCTTCGTAATCGACTCAAATCAGGCAGCGGTTACCTCCGCGTCGAATTTTAGCAAAAACCCAATTCCCCCGGAAATGTCGTTAGGGCAAAAGAGTGCGACGGATCCTGGCGCGATGCTCACTTCCCTTTTAAACAAGCGAGAGAAGCTTCGCCAAGAGTTACGGAGCATCGAGAAGCAGGTTAGGCGCATTTATGTATGTTCTAGAGTtgattcaattcaattcaattcaattgGCACCGCACAATGTTATGAATTCGAATTTCANNNNNNNNNNNNNNNNNNNNNNNNNNNNNNNNNNNNNNNNNNNNNNNNNNNNNNNNNNNNNNNNNNNNNNNNNNNNNNNNNNNNNNNNNNNNNNNNNNNNNNNNNNNNNNNNNNNNNNNNNNNNNNNNNNNNNNNNNNNNNNNNNNNNNNNNNNNNNNNNNNNNNNNNNNNNNNNNNNNNNNNNNNNNNNNNNNNNNNNNNNNNNNNNNNNNNNNNNNNNNNNNNNNNNNNNNNNNNNNNNNNNNNNNNNNNNNNNNNNNNNNNNNNNNNNNNNNNNNNNNNNNNNNNNNNNNNNNNNNNNNNNNNNNNNNNNNNNNNNNNNNNNNNNNNNNNNNNNNNNNNNNNNNNNNNNNNNNNNNNNNNNNNNNNNNNNNNNNNNNNNNNNNNNNNNNNNNNNNNNNNNNNNNNNNNNNNNNNNNNNNNNNNNNNNNNNNNNNNNNNNNNNNNNNNNNNNNNNNNNNNNNNNNNNNNNNNNNNNNNNNNNNNNNNNNNNNNNNNNNNNNNNNNNNNNNNNNNNNNNNNNNNNNNNNNNNNNNNNNNNNNNNNNNNNNNNNNNNNNNNNNNNNNNNNNNNNNNNNNNNNNNNtctctctctctctctctctctctctcattctcttcttctcttgcctTTGTGGGAACAAATTGGAACTTATATATGTATTGTGTTTTGCAATTGATTGCTTTTGCTTTAGAGAATGTGGTAACTCCTCTCAGTTTTTAATAAGTTTCTTGTGATTGATTCTGATATGAACCCATTGTGCAGTGCTAAGAGGTCAAGGAAGTTTCAGCCTGAAGACAGAGTCTTCTCTTTGTCCTCAGTCACATCACCTGCTGTATGTTCTATCTTCTCACCTTCTCTCATATGCAAAAaatggttttcttttgttttgttttgctctctctctctttttttcactCTCTCGTGTTTGTGGGCAATCGAATCACTGCCAAAAGAACCATTTGTTCCCTTTATAGTACGTAGTTTGGGTTGAGGATACAGTTTCTTAAGATATCGTTGATTACTACATTGGCTAATAATATCTATAGTAGATTCAAACAAGTGTGAAAATGAATCAATGATGTGAAAGATCTAGAGTTCTGTGAAATCCCTATGTGTCTTGTCTTGTGACTGTCATTTGTTAGTTTATTTACTCTGTCTTCCTTCTTTATTCGAAAGTTGGTTTGCATTCTTTAGTGAAAAAGGTGTTTGTTTTCAAGTGGTAGCTTACAGTTAACCGCAGTTTTTAGACTGGTATGTTGATCTTCCCTGGTAATATATTCAGGCTGAAGAGCTTGGTGTTGGAAGAGAAGGTAAACCCTGCTGCTACTGAATTCAACTTTGCTGATTATGAAACGTTTCATTACACGCTTTATCTctgtattattatatagatgGACGAGCTGAGTTGGGGCCAGGGCGATCCAAGGGTGGTTTGTCCAGTGCACAGTTAGTTTCCCAACCTTGCTTACTTTACTTTGTTCAGACCTGACCTGTCCTAGTacatgatttttgatttttgattaacCAATATGATATAATTACAGGGGAAAGCCGAAGAAAGGGAGAGGACAATCAATAGCAAGAGAGGCGAAGAGAAGCAGACCATCTACAGAACCAGattatgaagatgaagatgatccGGATTTGAATATGTATGGGCATGGTTCACTCATGTAAGTTGGCATTTTCTGTTTTGGTGCCTGACACAGTAAGAAACAAATCGGCGTGTagcctttttgttttgcatccCAGAACAGAACTGAACCGATCCAAGTAAATCTAGAAACTAATATGCCAGCTTTACATTATCCATTACTATGAAGTTGCAGTGAGGgttttatcaaatattttaatctgTCTAGAAAAAGTGAAGAACTCTATATGATCATATGAGGTTATAAGAGAAAGCAGTTCTAAGAATGTTAAGAGTGGAATTGGTTGGCATGTATCATCATGATTCATCATTTGTGATGGAAGCTTAAAATAGAATTTGTTCTTCTGGGTCCAACTTAGTTGTACTTTcccttttcttgctttttttttattacttttcaaATTTGCATTTAAAACAATTTGCTTAATAAAAGTATTATATTGAAGTGAAATTATCTATGCAGAAGAAGAATGTTNNNNNNNNCTTCTTTATTCGAAAGTTGGTTTGCATTCTTTAGTGAAAAAGGTGTTTGTTTTCAAGTGGTAGCTTACAGTTAACCGCAGTTTTTAGACTGGTATGTTGATCTTCCCTGGTAATATATTCAGGCTGAAGAGCTTGGTGTTGGAAGAGAAGGTAAACCCTGCTGCTACTGAATTCAACTTTGCTGATTATGAAACGTTTCATTACACGCTTTATCTctgtattattatatagatgGACGAGCTGAGTTGGGGCCAGGGCGATCCAAGGGTGGTTTGTCCAGTGCACAGTTAGTTTCCCAACCTTGCTTACTTTACTTTGTTCAGACCTGACCTGTCCTAGTacatgatttttgatttttgattaacCAATATGATATAATTACAGGGGAAAGCCGAAGAAAGGGAGAGGACAATCAATAGCCAGAGAGGCGAAGAGAAGCAGACCATCTACAGAACCAGattatgaagatgaagatgatccGGATTTGAATATGTATGGGCATGGTTCACTCATGTAAGTTGGCATTTTCTGTTTTGGTGCCTGACACAGTAAGAAACAAATCGGCGTGTagcctttttgttttgcatccCAGAACAGAACTGAACCGATCCAAGTAAATCTAGAAACTAATATGCCAGCTTTACATTATCCATTACTATGAAGTTGCAGTGAGGgttttatcaaatattttaatctgTCTAGAAAAAGTGAAGAACTCTATATGATCATATGAGGTTATAAGAGAAAGCAGTTCTAAGAATGTTAAGAGTGGAATTGGTTGGCATGTATCATCATGATTCATCATTTGTGATGGAAGCTTAAAATAGAATTTGTTCTTCTGGGTCCAACTTAGTTGTACTTTcccttttcttgctttttttttattacttttcaaATTTGCATTTAAAACAATTTGCTTAATAAAAGTATTATATTGAAGTGAAATTATCTATGCAGAAGAAGAATGTTTATACATTCACAAAAAATTTAGAACGGTGAGCCATATGTATTCACATTACAAcggaaaaacaaaatgaagaaaagagtTTGTTAACACTTTTGAAAATTCACgaattttttaacaaagaagaaaaaatgtgaaaaaaaaaaaaacaaagttcttttagaaaatttgatcaagagaaatcagaagaagGACATCATCGGACACAATCACGATGAGAGTGATCGATCAAGCACTTCGTTTTAACCTTTCTTGGTATTCAAGAAACgacctctctttctctatcttcaTACTTTCTCTAAACTTGTAGATGAACTCGTCGGCTCTCTCGTCAACCTGCAAATGCGGCGACGCAGCCACCACTCTCCTCCAAGCATCTTCCATCGAATCAGCAATCTCCGGCAtcccatcttcgtcttcttcctttttctcctcttttgtcCCCACAACTTTCGATTTGCTACCACTCGTCCCATCGCCACGTGTTTGGCTTTGGCTTTGGTAT
It encodes the following:
- the LOC104723767 gene encoding chromatin modification-related protein MEAF6-like (The sequence of the model RefSeq protein was modified relative to this genomic sequence to represent the inferred CDS: added 101 bases not found in genome assembly), with the translated sequence MSLGQKSATDPGAMLTSLLNKREKLRQELRSIEKQVYELETSYLQESSHIGNALKGFEGFLSSSKSSASAKRSRKFQPEDRVFSLSSVTSPAAEELGVGREDGRAELGPGRSKGGLSSAQGKPKKGRGQSIAREAKRSRPSTEPDYEDEDDPDLNMYGHGSLM
- the LOC104723765 gene encoding LOW QUALITY PROTEIN: protein ACCELERATED CELL DEATH 6-like (The sequence of the model RefSeq protein was modified relative to this genomic sequence to represent the inferred CDS: inserted 1 base in 1 codon; substituted 1 base at 1 genomic stop codon), whose protein sequence is MDELNYSLKFVNLCENPLALSSSSSTWFEMDSSEADLGRIEAQMSTDVSHDRHKGSQSGGDPTTPSKGDTESVAEFLTNFRLSDLFAXPGEDVLMTPEIFSGISNGSKECLEKLRSYGTPMACLKSNTGDSILHLAVSWGHLELVKEIVSECPCLLLEPNSSGQTPLHVAADGGHTTVVEAFIKFLTFASARLCTEESERLNPYVLKDEDGNTALHLALEGSYMEMATCLVNANQDAPFLGNNKGISSLYIAVEAGEVSLVKEILKTQGNKNLKGKKSNLVLKLQGNKFLGHVALKAKSIGVLDVIFNECPTLMNERDRVGRTCLSYGAYIGYYKGVCNLLDXSPKSVYVCNQDGSFPIHTATEEGHENIVEVFMKRCPDSKHLLNKLGHNFFHVAAKHGDLFIWNSGLLTMNKDMENLSGRQDVDGNTPLHIAVINWNFESITSFARTSRIVKLRNKNGLRALDTAESELKPNYIFKERWTLALLLYTIHSRGFESVHSLTRPVEPLDPKNSRDYVNTLLLVAALVATMTFTAGFTIPGGFNSSGPHLGRATLATNPTLFIFLLLDILAMQSSVATIGTLIWAQLGDPLLIRKSLHVALPLLFFALLCMPLAFLFGVITVVGHVKWLLAIICTISVLFFLWAIFVLGPHVMLQRPYVSPKYAGYFLVTFMQYKFVIELIVNYTRVIFLGCY